In Lolium perenne isolate Kyuss_39 chromosome 5, Kyuss_2.0, whole genome shotgun sequence, the sequence gccaatcaagaaactggacggctccacagccgtcacattcctcaaggaaatcattgtgagattcggctacccccacaccatcatcaccgacaacggcaccaacttctcccaaggcatcttctctcgctattgcggggaaatgggaatccggatggccctatcttctgtggcacacccgtagtccaacggacaagtggaaaagcctAACCGCTTaggcctagccggcatccggccccggctggtggagccgctcgagcgacccGCCGGCTGcgggattgaagaactgcccaatgtgctttgtggagcctgcgcacaacgacaaatcgctcggtcggcttcacaccatttttcctcgtatacggggccggccGTCCCGCCGaccgatatcgagcacgacgcgccaaggatcaagctctacacagaagccgaagccaaagaagctcgcgaagatggagtcgacctggtcgaagaggcccggctgctggctgagtctagatctaccatctaccagcaaagcctccgacgctatcacagccggaaggtccagcccttagcattccgagaaggagacctagtgctccggctgatccagcggacagccggacaaagATAAacttgtcatccccatgggagggtcccttcatcgtgagcaaggcggtaggcaatgattcctactatctcatagatgcccaagaggctaagaaaaacaagccggacaaggctgacgaggagactaaacgtccctggaatgtcaggttactccgcccattttacgcatgagagcaggaatgtatgtatcccttgtatcccctttgtgagttatgaaaatgcttgcgccaagagcgccgtttccgacaagtttctcgcatactttaccttgtttcgccaattggcttaaaccctctcacgcggtcggctcagtaacgtgatccggtttccgacagccggcttccgaccagctacagaccgcaacccggctgtccggctggcgggagtaaggcctagggagccggcacgcgaaaaacgactaagggaaagagtaaaagcgagttgacttgcaacttttcatataagtgccggattgccaaattcagctcgttcggctgaaatactatcggcctcacccagcggcccgctcttgatccggcgacggaccgcaagtcggacgtacgaccggcaagggcacagccaaagagtggggcggatgggaaaaagcgaacgagtcgaaagaaagcaactcggcacataattggttaacaaacacattaaagtgtggcataattaaaaggcgataatattgtcttacatctgcacccggcatcccggggatttaataaattgtcttgcaaaagaacaactgaaaagcaggaaatctaagccggaggggcatcagtggagccggcggccgggtcgtcctcaggcacgtcttccgcctcctcatcatccatgtattcttcatcggatggaggagggttcgggtccgcgacgaagagggccttgtcgacgaagccggcgatggtgctggctcgagcaaggcgggcggccttgagctcagccgggagcttgtcctccacgccggctcgccggaactcaagctgccccaggtccacctcgttgtaccaggagaggacgaaggacagcgccatgtcggcaccggcgcgcgtggccgactccttccagtcgaggaagcggtccggcgcccgctccatcgaagagatgaggccggagatgtcttgcggcgccgcctccccaggccacagcatgggcaccagctcttcggccgccttccgcagctcccagccgagcttggtgacgggctcgatgcgggcagccatggacgccagatggtcctccatggagaagtactccgagctgccctcgccggtttcccgcctcctggaatcgcgcgcgacgccaacggctgccaaagccgcctcctgcgtctccgggaaggccgctgcaagaagaagaagcaagtcagaaaccatcaaagccgaaataagctgaaaaatgcaaattttcgaagtcctaaaccaaaaggaaaagcctggcggcagccggcaagaaccgactgccgccAGCCCGAAGATGAGGGTAGCGAAGAAataagaagtttctgctgccggctaccaacgaaaatcggcagccgacagccgaaagccggcaaagggaaggaacatagagatgtactcacccgccaagccgcgatcaagcgcgctgaaatcgtcggtccaacgcttggcggtagccgtcagctccgtggacttggcagtgacctcctcctgcagcacaagccgctgcttctccacctccgacagccgccggctcagatcatccaccttctccttctccgccgtcctgagggagttgagctcggtgatgtggttcttctccagcaggcgcagccgtgtcagctcctgctcagccagcttgagcttgccggcggcggatcggcccgcctcctcgctctcggcgcactgcgcgcgagcggctcggagatccgactccagctgcgggaccttggcggcctcaactgcgaggcggccggaaagaaatgtcagccaaccaagattaaaaaAGAAACAACACAGGAAGTCGAAAGaagcatagagcttacccttgacagcctccagctcgcgagccaagccggctcgctcgatcttagccttgtggtagctggtcaccacctggttgtacaagaaGGTGCGCCGCTCCTCAACCGTCCGAAAGAATCGGTTGCTTAGACAAGACCTGGACCGGCTTCAGGCAGCCGGCCCacgtctcggagggctaccaggacaagaaaattgcaaaagaaaagaaaacacaccttCTCGGCATCCTCCGGCGTCGCCGGTGGGCaagggtctcggcggccttggtcttgaggctggcccgatagccggagaaaagcatcttcatgggcgccgtgccgggctgcccctcccggctgagtaCCTCGCAGAGTTCGCCCGATGCCATGCCCTCTCCATGGTTCCCGCCGAGCCGgccggagtcggaggcggacggcacagccaccagccgggcacccttggccacatgaaggccctcgcacgggcccgctgcgccctccgtcctcaccagcgcgcgagtcggcgccctccgtgcgcgccggctcgtccctcgccggctcTGCCTGGTCGGCTCGTCCCTCGTCGGCCGCGGCGACGgcgtcgctccgggcgcagcggatggcccagccggcccagcttgtctccggcgcacaggcgccctccggactctcgtccaactccaccacggtgggcctgctgccggctccggccgcagcgGCGCGGCCCTGCCGCCGCCAGTCCTAGGAGCAGCTCCGCCGGCTCCGGCCCCGggctgaaggcggcatgccccgcccggccccggcCGGCTGGGTCCGTAAGAggcgtccggcgcgggaacatgtcgtccagcgtcggctgccgcgttggctcgacccgcgtgccgcgatctggcgcggaggccagcggcacggcaaaggaagaagcccctgtcgcagcggcggcggcgtaggtgcgcgcgaggaaggctgcggcgtctgctccctcctcggcgcggaagcggcgacaccacgcgtggagcttgccgggagccgccgccctgggcaaacttgataggggccctagccggataaacagaaagataataagcataaaagtaaggaaagaaaaggaatcaaacaagagagagagagaactcacccggcttgctccgggaccttcttcggctgatgccggcgctgtttcttcgccctcgactccgcggcggcggtggagccggctctcttcgtgcccttgggcgccgaagtcgccgtggcgcttggcggcctcgtgcgcagaggcacggcggggatcggccccgtgccggacgtcgccggctcctcctcctcctggtgctctggtgaagggggcggattgtgctccccctggccgcctagatcaggcgcctgcggcaggtcgtcgtcgccggcatggtcgccggcttggtcagccggatcgacgagatccggcgtccacctcttcgtcgccaggtcgccgtcctcggcgttctggcgctgaaaaacctagaaagacagaaaaacatgagcatagccggaagtcggcagaagaaaaaggaagtcggcctcgcagccgcaagccggaaaatggcaaagacacgaagcttacccgcgccggtggatggttcctgtcgcagggcaccagcccgtagctccagtcctccgccaggttcgccttggtgatgtggttcacccggctggccacctgggccttggtgagcggcaccttggacgtccggttcggatcgaaccggccggacatgtgcccgatcttgtgggcgcgcatctggagcggcagcacctggcgctcggcgatggtgcagagaagatcttcggcagtcagcccgccagcggtggctgtcgccaggagatcccagagaaggttcacctccgcgtccggatccgtcgagcgggcgttatggctccagttgatccggccgactggaggagccggattgaactccggcaggttgatccggtcgacgagctccccctcgttgcgcacgtagaagaatgacatttgccagttcttcaccgagtcgacggtggggatcttggggaaaggcgtaccaggccgggtgtagatcgaggcggcgccgcagctcgcagcggccgtcgttggtctgcgccttcaagaagaagagccggctccagaagtcgatgtcgggccacaagccggcgtaagcctccatgaacgctacgaagcagctcaggaggacgcacgcgttggccggcaggtggtgcggctgaaggccgaagtggtcgaggaattgccggaagaacggcgaagccggcagacccagcccgcggtcgaggtgcgcgccgaagacgacgcgctcgccgggccgcggctcaggctccacctcctcgccgggcacccgcgtgatgacCGACCGCGGGACtcgccggaggcgcaccaggcgctcgatgtcgtcctcccgcatgtaggagcccctccacgatccactgggggacgccattgacgaggtcgaggaagaagatgaccaggagaggctgaacggcgaggaagaaccttgcgaccgcggcggcgacagcggcggctgaggacgctccgtcgagacgcgcggccccgtggcgccggattggcggggtggcggcggcggatcggtggagattcgcccgccggagttcgccagcggaagatgttcgccggagcagcggcgagctcgagcgcgcagaggatagcgatgggagcaagagtgcgaggaagaagaaatggcaagtggccgcctcggggcgcccccccgcggcatttatagccacccgacgcgggcggttggcctccaagtggcggtcgtgggccgtaactcctcccacgtcgccggatttactgcgccgtaactgcaccgtaactcctcccacgtccacgacggttaccgaaaacggccacaccacgtcgcccactaccgcaccggatccgggggaacattgatgtgaccagacgaaccgaccaccgggccaggcgtcagacccgtcaagtcgggcgcaggacccgaggcggcggagactccggcgcgccgcaagccggagccggaccaaaagttccactcgagccaaaattcatcagcaagtcggaggcgccatcagatcttgcgagaaagcaaaaaactacacaagtgtaaaaagcggccggctgggaagcagccggcaggaacgagccggatgagggcgcagccggctgaatggaaattctcagtcggcccctccaagtgccgtctaatatgttcgagaagccaggaaaacctgcctaggtccttctgggcgcaggaccttgccagcttcgggggctaatgtcggggggaagaccccggatagggcaatggacgcggagcagccggctggccactggccggctcgcggcaaaggccggctgaggtgcagccggctggcgccgtggccggctggtccggaagccggctggctctaggtcctagtcggcctggctacggccaccaatgctgtagctgggccggcttctacaagccatatccgactggggtttgtacctcagaccgactcgaggctggcgagtcttgcactggaaggaaccgggttggtgatccgggttcctaaagtccacgctgactccatcttccgtaaaacgcggggcactgtggagcaatagtgccgcgcgatggacaggccgtcagggcttacgacgatccgtaccggctacagtggctgacggcgacagggacacctcctccataccgctgaccgtggcagccggatgggacaggccacgatgcctcaaccactcctgacgtcaccgcctcgggaaggagcgggagccgaagccggcccagccggccagtaaactatagggtcttatatgtaaagtgccggtgcctatataagccgcactaccccctctcgtgcaggggatcgatcatttattgctttcacccacctacagagctgccctgtgagagagaccatcgtcttccttagcctctcagcgccagccggacacagctctaggagcaccactgtactgtgtgatcatcatatacactcatagcaggagtagaggttttacctccaccggagggcctcgaacctgggtacgtcgccgtgtcgctcgcgcccatacccgcttccggataccgccgtgagatccctcaggaaccacttcgattagccaccctatggcatatgccgtgacgataccacgacaggccatgcctcttgtgcttttgtacaggggtacggttttggtttctaacgacatgacctctcttcctcttggtgtctcTAATGTTTTGAAGGAATTCCGcgatgtgtttccggaggaggtacccgcaggactaccaccattgcgtggtattgagcatcaaatcgacttgatccccggagcttcgctgcccaatagggcgccatatagaacgaatcccgaagaaacgaagaaaatacagaagcaagtacaagcgctactcgacaaagaatcgtctgtgcgtttgctcttattgcaggaatcacatgctggaggtttgatgggtcactttgggcatgagaagatgctactcatgctagctgaccacttttattggccaaagatgaggcgggacgtggacaggtatgtgaagaggtgcattacttgcaacaagtccaagtccaagctgaagcctcacggtttgtatactcctttaccggcacctactacaccttgggaggatattagtatggattttgtgttgggtttgccgcgtactaaaagaggtcatgattctatatttgtggtagtggatagattttctaagatgtcacactttatttcctgccacaagagcgacgatgcgtcgcatattgctaacctgtttttcagggagattgtacgtctacatggagtcccgaagactattgtttctgatcgtgacgtgaagtttatgagctacttctggaagacgctgtggagaaGGCTAGGGacgaagctactgttcagtactacttgtcatccccaaactgatggtcaaactgaagtggtgaatagaacattgtcacaactgttgagatccatgatcaagaagaacctgaaggagtgggaagattgtttaccgcatgtggagtttgcttataacagggcggtacattctaccacagagttgtgtccttttgaggtggtgtatggtttcaaacccattactccgcttgatttgttgcctctacccatacatgagagagtcaatatggaggcatccaagagggcagattttgtgagaaagattcatgtgaagactaaagagttgatcgagaagaaaggcaagagcaatgctgcaaggatgaacaagaagcgcaaggagatattgttcaagcctggtgatatggtctgggtacattttcgcaaggataggttctcgtagctgcggaagtccaagttgcttcctcgtggtgctggtccttacaaagtgcttgccaagatcaatgataatgcatactcgatagatcttccagttgatgagtttggtgtcagtaattctttcaatgttgctgatttgacaccatatgacggagaagaccttggagcatcgaggtcgacaccttttgaagggggggagatgatgagaacatccctacctcactactacctccgtcattacaagaagatgatcctgctgtgaagctcaagtccaatgaagtcaggattggaccaatgacacgagctcatgcgaagctacttaaaaaaCAGGTAAACTTGTttctaaatgatactttgatcgatgagaactttatactgcctaaatcgtattacttatgtatgatcaggtatgaagaggaaccaAGTGTCGCAcgagaaggagaggagcagctggacccgaagatggacatgaagctggacatggagttgGACGTGAAGAcaccccatggacgcgcgagggaggagcgggaggcatgcgcgagaggaggagatgttccagccggcgccaggaccggtcaaccggccgtaCCGCCGGGCCGctcggtcccagggccggtccgaccggcccccacgccggatccatccggtttcaaccggatttCTGACTTATGCCAACCGGG encodes:
- the LOC139831579 gene encoding uncharacterized protein, with product MERAWHRANSARSCLSNRFFRTVEERRTFLYNQVVTSYHKAKIERAGLARELEAVKVEAAKVPQLESDLRAARAQCAESEEAGRSAAGKLKLAEQELTRLRLLEKNHITELNSLRTAEKEKVDDLSRRLSEVEKQRLVLQEEVTAKSTELTATAKRWTDDFSALDRGLAAAFPETQEAALAAVGVARDSRRRETGEGSSEYFSMEDHLASMAARIEPVTKLGWELRKAAEELVPMLWPGEAAPQDISGLISSMERAPDRFLDWKESATRAGADMALSFVLSWYNEVDLGQLEFRRAGVEDKLPAELKAARLARASTIAGFVDKALFVADPNPPPSDEEYMDDEEAEDVPEDDPAAGSTDAPPA